The following are encoded in a window of Variovorax paradoxus genomic DNA:
- a CDS encoding sensor histidine kinase, with protein sequence MRNPAILSASSPSTSAASPERVRAPVRGGPALFDACQIGVVLRTVVFVEAVVAVATLFVVGSFGEWLVQAATVTGGALPATLLWLVAACGLKKPLRRLPPPGQYAAGAVLGAVASLYGCGLLRLTGVIASAPWLASALAGALFAGLVMAAMVLRARGQTPAATTARLEELQSRIRPHFLFNTLNSAIALVREEPAKAETMLEDLAELFRQALTVPGESGTLADEIALAERYLAIEQVRFGDRLRIRWDLDAAASDARLPPLLLQPLVENAIKHGVEPSPDGGKLRIRTERRGGMVVIEVVNSLPPLRWADEPLPRGHGIALDNVRERLRLLHDMQMQFSAGMDQKNYRVRIAIPADSAESP encoded by the coding sequence ATGCGCAACCCGGCGATTTTATCGGCCAGCTCCCCCTCCACGTCCGCTGCGTCGCCGGAACGCGTGCGCGCGCCCGTGCGCGGCGGCCCGGCGCTGTTCGACGCCTGCCAGATCGGCGTGGTGCTGCGCACCGTGGTGTTCGTCGAAGCGGTGGTGGCGGTGGCCACGCTGTTCGTGGTCGGCTCCTTTGGCGAATGGCTGGTTCAGGCGGCCACGGTCACCGGCGGCGCGCTGCCCGCTACGCTGCTGTGGCTGGTGGCAGCCTGCGGGCTCAAGAAGCCATTGCGGCGCCTGCCGCCCCCCGGGCAGTACGCCGCGGGCGCCGTGCTGGGCGCCGTGGCCTCGCTCTACGGCTGCGGCCTGCTGCGCCTGACCGGCGTGATCGCCAGCGCGCCCTGGCTGGCCAGCGCGCTGGCCGGCGCGCTGTTCGCGGGGCTGGTGATGGCGGCGATGGTGCTGCGCGCGCGCGGCCAGACGCCGGCCGCGACCACGGCCCGGCTCGAAGAGCTGCAGTCGCGCATCCGCCCGCACTTTCTGTTCAACACGCTCAACAGCGCCATCGCGCTGGTGCGCGAAGAGCCCGCCAAGGCCGAGACCATGCTCGAAGACCTGGCCGAGCTGTTCCGCCAGGCGCTCACCGTGCCCGGCGAATCGGGCACGTTGGCCGACGAGATCGCGCTGGCCGAGCGCTACCTGGCCATCGAGCAGGTGCGCTTCGGCGACCGCCTGCGCATCCGCTGGGACCTCGATGCCGCCGCCAGCGACGCGCGCCTGCCGCCGCTGTTGCTGCAGCCGCTGGTCGAGAACGCCATCAAGCACGGCGTGGAGCCCAGCCCCGACGGCGGCAAGCTGCGCATCCGCACCGAGCGGCGCGGCGGCATGGTCGTGATCGAGGTGGTCAACAGCCTGCCGCCGCTGCGCTGGGCCGACGAGCCGCTGCCGCGCGGCCACGGCATCGCCCTGGACAACGTGCGCGAGCGGCTGCGCCTGCTGCACGACATGCAGATGCAGTTCAGCGCCGGCATGGACCAGAAGAACTACCGCGTACGCATCGCGATTCCCGCAGACTCCGCCGAATCCCCATGA
- a CDS encoding AI-2E family transporter, producing the protein MTDETPAGPKPAPPRPVAADEPPPAPAPVQVPVPPPEATAPAAPVAPKDDANSALRKRLVLHMPVDVRSASLVVLAVLASVFALRWGQAVFVPLMLSLLLNYALSPLVERLHSWYVPRWIGAAVILLGLFGGLGWTGYSLSGSASQLLDSLPVAAQKLGQAMRRNKNASATPLDSVQQAAAQLEKAAEENSARVAARKGVARVVIERPGFNVRDYLLSGTVGLLNAMGQLTLVAFLTYFALCSGDTFRRKLIKITGPSLQKKKVTVHVLDDITRNIERYLLVQILVSALVGLATGLAFWLLGVENAAVWGIIAAVTNLIPYIGSVIVLVAAGLMAFLQFSSIEMALLVGGVSLAIHTVVGNLLMPWLTSRTSRMNPVAVFVGVIFWGWLWGIWGLLLGIPITMVIKSICDRVEDLQPIGELLGE; encoded by the coding sequence ATGACCGATGAAACCCCGGCCGGCCCGAAGCCCGCGCCCCCGCGCCCCGTGGCCGCCGACGAACCACCGCCTGCGCCCGCGCCGGTCCAGGTGCCGGTACCGCCCCCCGAAGCCACCGCGCCTGCTGCACCGGTCGCGCCGAAGGACGATGCGAACTCCGCGCTGCGCAAGCGCCTCGTGCTGCACATGCCGGTCGACGTGCGCAGCGCCTCGCTCGTGGTGCTGGCCGTGCTCGCCAGCGTGTTCGCGCTGCGCTGGGGCCAGGCCGTCTTCGTGCCGCTGATGCTGAGCCTGTTGCTGAACTACGCACTGTCGCCGCTGGTCGAGCGCCTGCACAGCTGGTACGTGCCGCGCTGGATCGGCGCGGCGGTGATCCTGCTGGGCCTGTTCGGCGGACTCGGATGGACCGGTTACTCGCTGTCGGGCAGCGCCTCGCAGCTGCTCGACTCGCTGCCGGTCGCGGCGCAGAAGCTCGGCCAGGCCATGCGCCGCAACAAGAACGCCAGCGCCACGCCGCTGGACAGCGTGCAGCAGGCCGCCGCCCAGCTCGAGAAAGCGGCCGAAGAAAACTCCGCCCGCGTGGCCGCGCGCAAGGGCGTGGCGCGCGTCGTTATCGAGCGGCCGGGCTTCAACGTGCGCGACTACCTGCTCAGCGGCACGGTCGGCCTGCTCAACGCGATGGGGCAGCTCACGCTGGTGGCTTTTCTCACCTACTTTGCGCTGTGTTCGGGCGACACCTTCCGGCGCAAGCTCATCAAGATCACCGGGCCCAGCCTGCAGAAGAAGAAGGTCACGGTGCACGTGCTGGACGACATCACGCGCAACATCGAGCGCTACCTGCTGGTGCAGATCCTGGTGAGCGCGCTGGTGGGGCTTGCCACCGGCCTCGCGTTCTGGCTCCTCGGCGTGGAGAACGCGGCCGTGTGGGGAATCATCGCGGCCGTGACCAACCTCATTCCGTACATCGGCTCGGTGATCGTGCTGGTGGCGGCCGGGCTCATGGCCTTTCTGCAGTTCAGCAGCATCGAGATGGCGCTGCTGGTGGGCGGCGTCTCGCTGGCCATCCACACCGTGGTCGGCAACCTGCTGATGCCCTGGCTCACCAGCCGCACCAGCCGCATGAACCCGGTGGCGGTGTTCGTGGGCGTGATCTTCTGGGGCTGGCTGTGGGGCATCTGGGGCCTGCTGCTGGGCATCCCGATCACCATGGTCATCAAGTCGATCTGCGACCGGGTGGAAGACCTGCAGCCGATCGGCGAGCTGCTGGGCGAATA
- a CDS encoding LytR/AlgR family response regulator transcription factor — MSLKTLIVDDEALARSRLRTLLRDCTSPAAEVTAEAAQGEEALAHLAAMDLDLVLLDVHMPGVDGIEVARALRNRPDAPAVVFVTAHASHAVTAFELEAVDYLTKPVRAERLQQALQKVERFLKERRAAEPAADATPECVLIQDRGRAERVPLSEVLYLKSEYKYLTVRTATRSHILDGSLNDFEERYPNRFLRVHRNALVARAAIRALERYDDGEDADGWALRLDSVPEPVAVSRRQLAAVREMLKESR; from the coding sequence ATGAGCCTCAAGACCCTGATCGTTGACGACGAAGCCCTGGCCCGGTCGCGCCTGCGCACGCTGCTGCGCGACTGCACGTCGCCCGCCGCCGAAGTGACGGCCGAGGCCGCGCAGGGCGAGGAGGCGCTGGCGCACCTGGCCGCGATGGATCTCGACCTGGTGCTGCTCGACGTGCACATGCCCGGCGTCGACGGCATCGAGGTGGCGCGCGCATTGCGCAATCGGCCCGACGCGCCGGCCGTGGTGTTCGTGACGGCGCATGCCAGCCACGCGGTCACGGCCTTCGAGCTGGAGGCGGTCGACTACCTCACCAAGCCCGTGCGCGCCGAGCGGCTGCAGCAGGCGCTGCAGAAGGTCGAGCGCTTCTTGAAGGAGCGCCGCGCTGCCGAGCCGGCCGCCGACGCCACGCCCGAGTGCGTGCTGATCCAGGACCGGGGCCGCGCCGAGCGCGTGCCGCTGTCCGAGGTGCTGTACCTCAAGTCCGAATACAAGTACCTCACGGTGCGCACCGCCACGCGCAGCCACATTCTCGACGGCTCGCTCAACGATTTCGAGGAGCGCTACCCGAACCGCTTCCTGCGCGTGCACCGCAACGCGCTGGTGGCGCGCGCGGCGATCCGCGCGCTCGAGCGCTACGACGACGGCGAAGACGCCGACGGCTGGGCGCTGCGGCTCGATTCGGTGCCCGAACCCGTGGCGGTGTCGCGCCGCCAGCTGGCCGCCGTGCGCGAGATGCTCAAGGAGTCGCGATGA